Part of the Bacteroidota bacterium genome is shown below.
AAAGATGCCGAAACGATGCTGCAATTGTTTTACCTCTACTTCACCGCACCACGTCAAGACAGCGAAGCATTTGCAGCGTTCAAGGAGACCATGAAAGGCATGGTGGGTTTCAGCAATGGTCCTGAAGGTCAATTCCGTGACTCGGTTGCTGTGACCATGGCGCAGCATCACCTTCGCCGTCGCCCGCTCACAGAAGCGCGTGTGAACGCCCTCGATCTCCAAAAGAGCGTGATGAACTACAAGGATCGCTTCCTGGAGGCGAGCGATTTCACGTTTGTGCTCGTCGGCAACTTTGATCCCGAACAGATCAAACCTTGGGTGGAGAAGTACATCGGAGGCTTGCCCGGCATGAACCGCAAGGAAAAGTACAAGGATCTCGGCATCGAGGCCCCTGCCGGCATCACCAAAAAAGTGGTGAAGGCTGGAACCGATCCCAAAAGCATGGTCAGCATCAGCATTCCCGGCCCGCTGGAATATTCCGAGCAAAACATTTACGAGATGAATGCGATGCTGTCGGTGTTGCGCATCATGCTGCGCGAGAACATGCGCGAGGAAAAAGGCGGCGTCTATGGCGTAGGTGCCAACGCACGCGCTGCAAGTTATCCGCGTCAGGGCTACCGTGTCGACATCAACTTTGGATGTGCCCCTGAGCGCGTCGACGAATTGATCGGTGCCGTCTGGACCGAAGTCAAGAAGCTGAAAGCGGAAGGCGCGAGCGAAAAGAACCTGCAAAAGGTGCAGGAAATCGACCGCCGTTCACGTGAAACCGACTTGCAAAACAATGAATGGTGGCAGCAAACCATTCGGCACATGCAACTCGACGGCATCCCGATGTCCGATCTCGACAAGTACAACAGCTGGGTCGATGGCCTCACCGGCGCCAAAATCGCCGAGTTGGCAAAGAAATACCTGAATGAGGAACACTATATACAAGTAGTGTTGTATCCGGAGAAGTAAGCATGGCTAATTAGCGAAGGGGGATTAGTAAAAGGGCGCTCAAACAATGCGGTCGCCCACAAAATGCGAGAGGGGGCGCTCACACAATGCGGTGTGAGCGCCCCCTTTCGCTATGTCAACCCCGCCTGTACTGCTTCCTCCAACTGAAACTAAAACTCCTCAGTCCCTTGGGGCTCTGCCCCCACTGAGGTTGTCGGATTTCCCAAGATAGGCTGCCAATTCGTCGAGGCGCGCCCGTTCGGTCATCGTGAGCCCATGGATGCCCTTCTTGGCAACCTTGTCGAGCAAGGCATCCATTTCCGCTTGAAGTTTGGCTTTCATGTTGATTTCCAAGCCGTCTTGTTTCACTCTTTTTTCGGTGGGTTGGTTGCGCGAGTCGACGCGGGTCGTTGGTTTCTTTCTTTTTTTACTGAATCCCCAATTGATGTTTTTGAGAACTGCCATCGGATTTACACCCAATGAGGGGTTGTGATAAAACAAATATATCAGAAGCAAAGTGGGTAGAACAAGCGATGTGAAGAGCAACCAATGCTCGATTGCTATGCTCGGAAAGAAAATGCCACAGATCAGCAACCCAACAAGGGCACCTCCCAAATGCGCGTCATGGCCAATATTCCCAATACCAGTGCGAATCCCAAAAAGCGAAAAAAGCACAAAGAGTACACCATAAAGCCAGAAAGGCATTGGTATGATCAGGAAGAGTAGAATATACTGGTAGGGCATCAGCAAAACCAAGGCAAAAACCACCCCAGATATGGCTCCTGATGCTCCCACAGCCGTGTAATCGGGATGGTTCCGGTGCATCATGAGAGAAAGAATGTCACCACCAAGCATGGACCCAAAATAGATCAATACGTAAATAAGAGATCCAATAGGTCCATATTTATGGGCGAAAATTTGCTCCAACACACTGCCTAAGTAATAAAGGGTGAGCAGGTTCATTACAATATGTGTCAAGCTCACATGAAGGAATCCGCTAGAGATCACGCGGTAATACTCCTTGCGAATCAGAATCTTCTCGACCCAAAACATGTACTTTTCCATCCAACCGGCGCGCTGGAATCCGAAGTAGGAGAATATCACATTCGCTACCATCAAAATCACTGTAATCGGATATTCTCTCATGTTGCAATGCCTGGTTTCAAGTCCAAATCTCAAACATCCCACCCAAAAAATCAAATTGTGCAAAACTCAATTTCTATGGAATCCCACATCGAACTTATCTTTGCCCTCCTCATTAAATTCTTTGGACAATGTCAGAGTGGTTCCATACTAAAGTGAAATTTCTGCGTCAGATGGACAATGGTCTCATCAAGCAGATTACCGAGCAGTACCTCGTGGATGCCATGAGCTTCACGGAGACGGAGGCGCGGGTGATGAAAGAAGTCGGCGAAGGCATGCGTGAAGTGACGATGATGAGTGTCGCACGCAGTCCGATCAAAGAGGTGGTTTTCTATGGAGACACGGACCTGTGGTTCAAGACCAAGGTCACCTACAGCCTGATGGACGAGGAAACCGAAAAGGAAAAGAAAATCACGACCTACTTCCTCGTCAATGCCAATGACGTGAAGGAG
Proteins encoded:
- a CDS encoding DUF4494 domain-containing protein, whose amino-acid sequence is MSEWFHTKVKFLRQMDNGLIKQITEQYLVDAMSFTETEARVMKEVGEGMREVTMMSVARSPIKEVVFYGDTDLWFKTKVTYSLMDEETEKEKKITTYFLVNANDVKEAYERTEEHLKEMLVPFQIPKIEESPIIDVYQYEKPVGPGLRKATAEESAAAREEEISVPKIKPREVPFESSFEVPKSEEEE
- a CDS encoding rhomboid family intramembrane serine protease — protein: MREYPITVILMVANVIFSYFGFQRAGWMEKYMFWVEKILIRKEYYRVISSGFLHVSLTHIVMNLLTLYYLGSVLEQIFAHKYGPIGSLIYVLIYFGSMLGGDILSLMMHRNHPDYTAVGASGAISGVVFALVLLMPYQYILLFLIIPMPFWLYGVLFVLFSLFGIRTGIGNIGHDAHLGGALVGLLICGIFFPSIAIEHWLLFTSLVLPTLLLIYLFYHNPSLGVNPMAVLKNINWGFSKKRKKPTTRVDSRNQPTEKRVKQDGLEINMKAKLQAEMDALLDKVAKKGIHGLTMTERARLDELAAYLGKSDNLSGGRAPRD